A single window of Populus nigra chromosome 17, ddPopNigr1.1, whole genome shotgun sequence DNA harbors:
- the LOC133677037 gene encoding non-specific lipid-transfer protein Cor a 8.0101-like, giving the protein MANAKLICALLLCILVTAPMLNIEASIPCHTVKVDLAACLSYFLKGGIPPPSCCKGVQNVNNAARTTKDRRDTCNCLKTTAKQYHIVNFRFAAALPRFCKVNIRSPISASIDCSRIK; this is encoded by the exons ATGGCTAATGCTAAGCTGATCTGTGCTCTCTTGCTATGCATACTGGTCACTGCCCCCATGTTGAACATTGAAGCCTCGATACCATGTCATACTGTGAAAGTTGACTTGGCAGCGTGCCTTAGCTACTTTTTGAAGGGTGGGATACCTCCTCCCAGTTGCTGCAAAGGAGTTCAGAATGTCAACAACGCTGCTAGAACCACCAAGGACCGCCGAGACACTTGTAATTGCTTGAAAACAACTGCCAAACAGTATCATATAGTCAATTTCAGGTTCGCAGCTGCTCTCCCTCGCTTCTGCAAAGTTAACATTCGTTCCCCTATTAGCGCCTCCATTGACTGCTCCAG GATTAAGTGA